The region aatatcaCTACAGTTAATTATATTAGAAAGTTGATTCAATATGGGTAGACTTGTTTTTTTAGAGTAGTGGATATGAGCATAACGCTGACACATCACCATTTCTCTTCACCACAAGATTTGGAGATGGTATTCAAGATGGGAACGACGTTTAGAGAAGAAAAGCataggaaagaaagaaaatggcaTTGAGGGGCATTACGCTGGCAACGAGAAGCAAAGGTTGGCGTTACCACGACGTTGTGGAGGTAACACATAGGCTCCTCCACAACGTTAAAATATCCATATTGCATGGTCTTATAGATGAGTAAATGAGaagcaataaaaaaaaaaaaaaagggctCGGTGGAAAAGAGAGCCAATGAAGAAATGCTCCCTTAATGCTTTCAAACATTGGTCAACGAGTTCAACTGTAGTCAAATCAAtaagattttcaaaattttctttcatattatacgtacatacatgcatacatttaaAACTATGTATATACACacacatgtttttcaaatgtATTTTTAGCGTACTTGTCAACTTTTCAAGATGCAATTGACCAAGACGGGATGTCTACGTATTTGTGTGGTGATGTTTCGAGTGAAAAATTTTAGTCTAAAAATTAATGTCCAAAAAATTCAAACATTGAAAAGCATAACTTTCTTGTCAATGGTTAAACCAAAAACCTGCTCATAATCAACCTGACCCggattttaaaacattgattaaactTGTGCAAGCAGCTATTATTTCACTGCCAAACCTCATCACCCACGTCTAACTGAGTCTTCGTCCTCTTGGTCCTTTTGAGTCTTGGCTCCCTCCCTCCTTCTCTCTCATATCACACCTAGTGTGTGGCAAAGAACAACACTTTGTGTGGTAAAATTAACACATGACACCTATGTGGCAGAGGAGGGAGTGTAGTTCTTGTGGCACCACACCCTCCAACCTAATTGCACTATCATTTAGCCAAACTTTTACCTTTATTTTTCACTAATATAGAATTATACAAGTCCACCCACACATACCTACGAGTAATTTGCATCAGGTATAAAGCATTTAGTACAAACCCATCCATAATTTTTTAATACTTGTACTACCAGAAATACACGCAAATCTGTGAAAAATTCACACAAAATTAACAGAACTTCAATCATTTTTTATTTACAATCTTAAAGAAGGATAGCGTACCTGGTTTGTGTCATACCTATTCAGAAAGCTGGTCCCACAGAATTGATCTGGATTTCCGACATGAAACTCcatggtggctggtggcggcaggCCATAATCACCATCACCCATCACCTCCTCCTCCTGCTCAGGCGGCTTGAAACCAGCAGTGGAAGAATCACCACCACGCTTCCGGCCTTGTTTTTTGTCTTTGTATTTACTTCCACTTCCACGTGATGACTTGTTTCCATTCTTCTGTTTGGATTCTGTGTTTTTCTTGGTTTGTCTTTGAGGCCTGTTGTTTCTGTTTGTTACCGTGTGGGAAACTGAGGTGGGGACTGGATCATAGACGTCTGGGGCCCACTTAACTGTCAGTTTTTGAGGTGGGGTCACTCCTCGTTTCTCTCTGCTACCTTTCATGGCTGACACAGGCTTCCAGGCAGTCTGTAGGGAAGACAAATTGTCAAGGGGCAAAATGGTAATTTCACTTCTTCAAAGAATCAATTGGCAAATATCGAAAATTGTAATAGAAAACAAAGTGGATTTATATGTTTGGATCGTGAAGGCTCGATATAATAGGCTAATTGGCTTTATAATTAGGGTTAAATGCAAGACATAACAACCTACTGCCgtatatttgtttattatataatatagcatcctacttacaGTAATTTCACTTCAAAGAATCAATCATCAATGGGTTGATTTATGTTTATGCTAACAGGGATAATATATTGAAATAAAGGCAATACGTACAGGCAAAGATGGAGGATGTGAGCAAGTTGGATGAACAGATTTAAGGTTGTCACAAGGTGTAGGCTCATTGACAGTTATGGCTTCTACAGATGCTCCTGGAGAGAGAGTGGATTCGATTGAACAAATAAATGTTGTTGGATTGCTGAAATACTTCTCATATTTTCCGTGTGGTGGTTTACAGCCTGGAACCCCATCTTTGTCATCTTGGACATTCAGAAACTGAGTGACATTGTTCCCGAGTTTATCCACAGAAAGATTTTGAGTGGATTCAGGTGTGTATATATACAATCCATGGCAGTTGTTTACATCAACAGAGGTTGATACATCAATGTCCATTGGCACTGGTTTGCAGCTGCAAGTGAAATGTAATGAATTGTGACTCTAGTAAACTCAAATTTCTAAGTATGTAATAGATTAGTACCCTGCCTGCACATTAAAGTACCTCCATGTTGATTCGGAAGAACAACCAATTCTGTTTTAGGGCTCATTGTTCATTGCCTTTAGCTTGTTAATGCAGACATACACAATTCAATTCATTGCCCAGAATACTAACAGCATGTTACAgtataatttgttttgactttcatCTTAAATATCGTTAAACATGCAGATCAGCAGTTGGAATcacaacaattaaaaaaatacttaattACTGAATCTAACATTAAACTGAAGTTTGCAAGCAAATGAGTGAATGGGACAAGAACTAAGAAAACATGTACGCAAAATGAAACATTATAGGAATTGTTTCTGACACAGAGAATGTGAATCCACTGTATATACACATGTGATGTAAATCTATCAGAAATGCAACATCTACACGGGGATCAGCCCAATGCGTCAAAGTGAAAGAGGAATATGTAAATATGTAACGATATGTACCTTTTTCGTTAAATAAGATGCGTTTAATCCAAACTTCAACACGCACCTGAATCAAACGGTCCAGGATACCTCGAGGCGGAGCGAGGAGAGCGATTTCGCCGTATCAGAGGCAGAATATGGTAATAAAATCGAAAAACGAGAGGGGAAGATAGATTGAGAAGATTACACAGGGCAAAAGCTACAGATGCTTATTAGACGGAAAAGGACGAATAATAGGCTGAGTGTTAACTAAGATTACCACGACGATCACCTTTTTCAAGACGGGGTTTCAGATGATAAGAACGTGAACTGCTACCATAGAAAGAGGTAACGCAAGGGAGAGTGGAGAACTGGAGTGAAGGCACCATTGTTCGATGCACTTCAAACCCTAAATTACTAGAAAACAACCACCAAATCCCAACGGAAGAAACTCGATCGACCGATTGGATCCGACAGAATAAATGAAAACTATATATGTTGATCTAGGGATCCGATTACATCAACTGTAGGATCGGATAGCGATGATCGGAATTTAAGAACAATGCTAGGTAACGAGAGAAACTTGCAAGAGTGAAGGAGCTTTTAGCTAGTGCGATAAACCTGGTCTAGAGAGTGAGACGTTATTGGTTGATGATGGGTCAACGTTGACCTTA is a window of Lactuca sativa cultivar Salinas chromosome 1, Lsat_Salinas_v11, whole genome shotgun sequence DNA encoding:
- the LOC111914920 gene encoding uncharacterized protein LOC111914920 isoform X4, which codes for MSPKTELVVLPNQHGGTLMCSCKPVPMDIDVSTSVDVNNCHGLYIYTPESTQNLSVDKLGNNVTQFLNVQDDKDGVPGCKPPHGKYEKYFSNPTTFICSIESTLSPGASVEAITVNEPTPCDNLKSVHPTCSHPPSLPTAWKPVSAMKGSREKRGVTPPQKLTVKWAPDVYDPVPTSVSHTVTNRNNRPQRQTKKNTESKQKNGNKSSRGSGSKYKDKKQGRKRGGDSSTAGFKPPEQEEEVMGDGDYGLPPPATMEFHVGNPDQFCGTSFLNRYVWVDLYNSILVKNKGKSLAK
- the LOC111914920 gene encoding uncharacterized protein LOC111914920 isoform X5, encoding MSPKTELVVLPNQHGGTLMCSCKPVPMDIDVSTSVDVNNCHGLYIYTPESTQNLSVDKLGNNVTQFLNVQDDKDGVPGCKPPHGKYEKYFSNPTTFICSIESTLSPGASVEAITVNEPTPCDNLKSVHPTCSHPPSLPTAWKPVSAMKGSREKRGVTPPQKLTVKWAPDVYDPVPTSVSHTVTNRNNRPQRQTKKNTESKQKNGNKSSRGSGSKYKDKKQGRKRGGDSSTAGFKPPEQEEEVMGDGDYGLPPPATMEFHVGNPDQFCGTSFLNRFACISGSTSIKKLWMGLY
- the LOC111914920 gene encoding uncharacterized protein LOC111914920 isoform X1, whose product is MSPKTELVVLPNQHGGTLMCSCKPVPMDIDVSTSVDVNNCHGLYIYTPESTQNLSVDKLGNNVTQFLNVQDDKDGVPGCKPPHGKYEKYFSNPTTFICSIESTLSPGASVEAITVNEPTPCDNLKSVHPTCSHPPSLPTAWKPVSAMKGSREKRGVTPPQKLTVKWAPDVYDPVPTSVSHTVTNRNNRPQRQTKKNTESKQKNGNKSSRGSGSKYKDKKQGRKRGGDSSTAGFKPPEQEEEVMGDGDYGLPPPATMEFHVGNPDQFCGTSFLNRYDTNQVLFVFLKPKCLQFVDHIYKPLQQKRWIKCLQSAIKVILPCYRLYKEHTRASYTFKIS
- the LOC111914920 gene encoding uncharacterized protein LOC111914920 isoform X6; its protein translation is MSPKTELVVLPNQHGGTLMCSCKPVPMDIDVSTSVDVNNCHGLYIYTPESTQNLSVDKLGNNVTQFLNVQDDKDGVPGCKPPHGKYEKYFSNPTTFICSIESTLSPGASVEAITVNEPTPCDNLKSVHPTCSHPPSLPTAWKPVSAMKGSREKRGVTPPQKLTVKWAPDVYDPVPTSVSHTVTNRNNRPQRQTKKNTESKQKNGNKSSRGSGSKYKDKKQGRKRGGDSSTAGFKPPEQEEEVMGDGDYGLPPPATMEFHVGNPDQFCGTSFLNRYDTNQVCVGGLV
- the LOC111914920 gene encoding uncharacterized protein LOC111914920 isoform X3, which gives rise to MSPKTELVVLPNQHGGTLMCSCKPVPMDIDVSTSVDVNNCHGLYIYTPESTQNLSVDKLGNNVTQFLNVQDDKDGVPGCKPPHGKYEKYFSNPTTFICSIESTLSPGASVEAITVNEPTPCDNLKSVHPTCSHPPSLPTAWKPVSAMKGSREKRGVTPPQKLTVKWAPDVYDPVPTSVSHTVTNRNNRPQRQTKKNTESKQKNGNKSSRGSGSKYKDKKQGRKRGGDSSTAGFKPPEQEEEVMGDGDYGLPPPATMEFHVGNPDQFCGTSFLNRYDTNQVLFVFLKPKCLQFVDHIYKPLQQKR
- the LOC111914920 gene encoding uncharacterized protein LOC111914920 isoform X2, with product MDIDVSTSVDVNNCHGLYIYTPESTQNLSVDKLGNNVTQFLNVQDDKDGVPGCKPPHGKYEKYFSNPTTFICSIESTLSPGASVEAITVNEPTPCDNLKSVHPTCSHPPSLPTAWKPVSAMKGSREKRGVTPPQKLTVKWAPDVYDPVPTSVSHTVTNRNNRPQRQTKKNTESKQKNGNKSSRGSGSKYKDKKQGRKRGGDSSTAGFKPPEQEEEVMGDGDYGLPPPATMEFHVGNPDQFCGTSFLNRYDTNQVLFVFLKPKCLQFVDHIYKPLQQKRWIKCLQSAIKVILPCYRLYKEHTRASYTFKIS
- the LOC111914920 gene encoding uncharacterized protein LOC111914920 isoform X7, yielding MSPKTELVVLPNQHGGTLMCSCKPVPMDIDVSTSVDVNNCHGLYIYTPESTQNLSVDKLGNNVTQFLNVQDDKDGVPGCKPPHGKYEKYFSNPTTFICSIESTLSPGASVEAITVNEPTPCDNLKSVHPTCSHPPSLPTAWKPVSAMKGSREKRGVTPPQKLTVKWAPDVYDPVPTSVSHTVTNRNNRPQRQTKKNTESKQKNGNKSSRGSGSKYKDKKQGRKRGGDSSTAGFKPPEQEEEVMGDGDYGLPPPATMEFHVGNPDQFCGTSFLNRYDTNQICVYFW